A single window of Solanum dulcamara chromosome 5, daSolDulc1.2, whole genome shotgun sequence DNA harbors:
- the LOC129890688 gene encoding secreted RxLR effector protein 161-like, with protein MIDAKPIDTPMGINLKFDAAGTDTTVNETMYRGIIGSLLYLTASRPDIVFSVGMCARFHACPKESHLKVAKRILRYLKKTKDLVLFYPSGDSFDLVGYADVDYAGFQVDRKNTSRMAYFLGSCLISWGTKMQNFITLSTTEAEYVIDASCCG; from the coding sequence ATGATAGATGCAAAGCCTATTGATACTCCTATGGGAATCAATCTAAAATTTGATGCTGCTGGAACTGATACTACAGTTAATGAGACTATGTATAGAGGGATAATTGGGTCCCTACTATATTTAACTGCTAGCAGGCCTGATATTGTGTTTAGTGTTGGCATGTGTGCAAGATTCCATGCTTGTCCAAAGGAATCACATCTAAAAGTTGCCAAGAGAATTCTAAGATATCTGAAGAAGACTAAGGACCTGGTTTTATTTTACCCATCAGGAGACTCTTTTGATTTGGTGGGATATGCAGATGTAGATTATGCAGGATTTCAGGTTGACAGGAAGAACACATCAAGAATGGCTTATTTCTTGGGTTCATGCCTTATCTCTTGGGGAACTAAAATGCAGAATTTTATTACTCTCTCAACAACTGAAGCTGAATATGTCATAGATGCATCATGTTGTGGATAA